The Salinispora tropica CNB-440 genome has a window encoding:
- a CDS encoding GNAT family N-acetyltransferase — protein sequence MVREWDLRAASSAEIVSLLDTLNAVLAADLPQDPPWQGSFLREYLTEMMPGERRISWVAEDSGAARPGVVNVLLLGSIGVLEVLVHPSARRSGLGRELVLTAARRVYQEGFQTIGVEVVGDTPSVAFYEALGFTREYVETRSVLDLAGVDWAELGKTADGVSPGYHVQFHPGGLPDQLIDAYARAKAEARDVEEGELRPSSYDPQRLRDSLGCLHRRGMTPYIVLALHEQTGEVAGLTEVVAPAQHPTRADQYDTIVVPEHRGHGIDRAMKARMLLELRSAEPALTEVQTWNAQDNEAMLKVNAELGYRPDREWYEYSIDVAELVHRLDATGQ from the coding sequence ATGGTGCGCGAGTGGGATCTCAGGGCCGCGTCGTCCGCCGAGATCGTGTCTCTGCTGGACACGTTGAACGCGGTCCTCGCCGCCGATCTGCCGCAGGACCCGCCCTGGCAGGGGAGCTTCCTGCGGGAGTACCTGACCGAGATGATGCCGGGCGAACGGCGGATCTCCTGGGTGGCCGAGGACAGCGGAGCCGCCAGGCCGGGGGTGGTCAACGTCCTGCTACTTGGCAGCATCGGTGTGCTCGAGGTGTTGGTGCACCCGTCGGCACGCCGCAGCGGCCTCGGCCGTGAACTGGTTCTGACCGCTGCCCGCCGGGTCTACCAGGAGGGGTTCCAGACGATCGGCGTCGAGGTGGTCGGCGACACTCCGTCGGTCGCCTTCTACGAGGCGCTCGGTTTCACCCGGGAGTACGTCGAAACCCGCAGTGTGCTCGACCTGGCCGGGGTGGACTGGGCGGAGCTGGGCAAGACGGCCGACGGCGTCAGCCCGGGGTACCACGTGCAGTTCCACCCCGGTGGGCTGCCCGATCAGCTCATCGACGCGTACGCGCGGGCCAAGGCGGAGGCGCGGGATGTCGAGGAGGGCGAGCTCCGCCCCAGCTCCTACGACCCGCAGCGACTCCGCGACAGCCTCGGCTGCCTGCACCGACGGGGGATGACCCCATACATCGTCCTCGCGCTGCACGAGCAGACCGGGGAGGTGGCCGGGCTCACCGAGGTGGTGGCGCCGGCGCAGCACCCGACCCGGGCCGACCAGTACGACACGATCGTCGTACCGGAGCACCGCGGGCACGGCATCGACCGCGCGATGAAGGCACGCATGCTGTTGGAGCTGCGCTCGGCCGAGCCGGCGCTGACCGAGGTGCAAACCTGGAACGCCCAGGACAACGAGGCGATGCTGAAGGTCAACGCCGAACTGGGCTACCGCCCCGACCGGGAGTGGTACGAGTACAGCATCGACGTTGCCGAGTTGGTGCACCGGCTCGACGCCACTGGCCAATAG
- a CDS encoding lytic murein transglycosylase: MGNTRQVVDGEENQTLRPLRPATPGGGAQSGSGVAAGQRPGRVPRPRRPWLRPPTAPDVEPTRAPDAATTDDPKSDLSTAADPTAADPTAARARVDTTVATADSDEPSHTDADPVDEPSGSGDPAGPERAARAQRRRTRFAHAIRVTPTRLAVNAARSVHRWSRRPSGQLTVPGGFLLLLVTATVAAGALLLPATVRSDPDTTVASPGTTAAPTSAPDGAAPAGTLPPPDPTMTGPTPGLGRPADTLASWAAQTGPKVGIAPVALQAYGYAELVLAQTNRSCGLSWTTLAAIGHVESAHGQANNAQLGPDGRAAPEIIGLPLDGQGGRMLIRDTDRGTLDQDATYDRAIGPMQFIPTTWQEIGADADSDGRKDPHDIDDAALAAANYLCKGGRNLTVAGDWWNAILSYNNVRQYAQDVFDKANQYGQASRT; the protein is encoded by the coding sequence ATGGGTAATACTCGACAGGTGGTGGACGGCGAGGAGAACCAGACCCTCCGGCCCCTACGCCCGGCCACACCGGGCGGGGGAGCGCAGAGCGGCTCCGGCGTGGCCGCCGGCCAGCGACCCGGGCGGGTGCCCCGGCCGCGCCGACCGTGGCTGCGACCGCCAACGGCCCCGGACGTGGAGCCGACGCGGGCCCCCGACGCGGCGACCACGGATGATCCGAAGTCCGATCTGTCCACCGCGGCCGACCCCACCGCGGCCGACCCCACCGCCGCCCGGGCCCGAGTCGACACCACCGTTGCGACGGCCGACTCCGACGAGCCCTCCCACACCGACGCTGACCCGGTCGACGAGCCGTCGGGTTCCGGTGACCCGGCCGGGCCGGAGCGAGCCGCCCGAGCTCAGCGGCGCCGGACCCGCTTCGCGCACGCCATCCGCGTCACCCCCACCCGACTGGCCGTCAACGCGGCACGTTCGGTCCACCGCTGGTCGCGACGGCCAAGCGGCCAGCTCACCGTCCCCGGCGGCTTCCTGCTGCTCCTGGTCACGGCGACCGTGGCGGCCGGTGCCCTGCTGTTGCCCGCCACGGTGCGCTCCGACCCGGACACCACCGTCGCCAGCCCCGGCACGACGGCCGCGCCGACCTCCGCGCCCGACGGGGCGGCACCGGCGGGCACCCTGCCCCCACCCGACCCCACGATGACCGGCCCGACCCCGGGTCTGGGTCGACCCGCCGACACGCTCGCAAGCTGGGCGGCCCAGACCGGCCCGAAGGTCGGCATCGCACCGGTCGCGTTGCAGGCCTACGGCTACGCCGAACTGGTCCTCGCCCAGACCAACCGCAGCTGCGGCCTGAGCTGGACCACGCTCGCCGCGATCGGGCACGTCGAGTCGGCGCACGGGCAGGCCAACAACGCCCAGCTCGGCCCGGACGGGCGGGCCGCCCCGGAGATCATCGGCCTACCGCTGGACGGGCAGGGCGGGCGGATGCTGATTCGCGACACCGACCGCGGCACGCTGGACCAGGACGCCACCTACGACCGGGCGATCGGGCCGATGCAGTTCATTCCGACCACCTGGCAGGAGATCGGAGCCGACGCGGACAGCGACGGCCGCAAGGACCCGCACGACATCGACGACGCCGCCCTGGCCGCCGCCAACTATCTGTGCAAGGGCGGCCGGAACCTGACCGTCGCCGGCGACTGGTGGAACGCCATCCTGTCGTACAACAACGTGCGGCAGTACGCTCAGGACGTTTTCGACAAGGCCAACCAGTACGGGCAGGCAAGCCGGACCTGA
- the hemC gene encoding hydroxymethylbilane synthase, with product MKVPLRLGTRGSALAMAQSGQVAEALTAATGTPVELVEVVTTGDRSTAPVHQLGVGVFVSALRDALAAGAIDFAVHSYKDLPTAAAPGLYVAAVPPRQDPRDALVATGGRTLAELPPGARVGTGALRRIAQLHALGLQLEVQPIRGNVGTRLARVLGPEADLDAVVLARAGLARLDRTDTITETLDPMLMLPAPAQGALAVECRSDDSALVELLAVLDHAPSRATVVAERALLATLEAGCSAPVAAYAELAEGDVGEEIYLRGAVISPDGTRDLRLSRTGTPADAVEIGKALATDLLDLGADSILGQQRNLGPGTQQFGSTV from the coding sequence ATGAAGGTCCCCCTACGCCTCGGTACCCGGGGCAGCGCTCTCGCGATGGCCCAGTCCGGGCAGGTCGCGGAGGCCCTCACCGCGGCCACCGGTACCCCGGTGGAGCTGGTCGAGGTGGTGACCACCGGTGACCGTTCCACGGCCCCGGTGCACCAGCTCGGTGTCGGCGTGTTCGTCTCCGCGCTGCGGGACGCCCTCGCCGCGGGTGCCATCGACTTCGCGGTGCACTCGTACAAGGACCTGCCGACCGCGGCGGCCCCCGGCCTGTACGTCGCCGCCGTTCCACCCCGGCAGGATCCCCGGGACGCGCTCGTGGCCACCGGCGGTCGTACGCTCGCCGAGCTGCCGCCCGGCGCCCGGGTCGGCACCGGTGCGCTGCGTCGCATCGCCCAGCTGCACGCGCTCGGGCTTCAGCTCGAAGTCCAGCCGATCCGGGGTAACGTCGGTACCCGGCTGGCGCGGGTGCTCGGGCCGGAGGCCGACCTGGACGCGGTGGTCCTGGCACGGGCCGGGCTGGCCCGGCTGGATCGCACCGACACGATCACCGAGACGCTCGACCCGATGCTGATGCTGCCCGCTCCCGCCCAGGGGGCGCTGGCGGTGGAGTGTCGGTCCGACGACTCGGCACTGGTCGAGCTGCTCGCGGTACTCGACCACGCACCGTCCCGCGCCACGGTCGTCGCGGAGCGGGCGCTGCTCGCCACCCTGGAGGCCGGGTGCAGTGCCCCGGTCGCCGCCTACGCCGAACTCGCCGAAGGCGACGTCGGTGAAGAGATCTACCTGCGCGGGGCGGTGATCAGCCCGGACGGCACCCGTGACCTCCGGCTGTCCCGCACCGGAACGCCCGCCGACGCGGTGGAGATCGGTAAGGCCCTCGCCACTGATCTTCTCGACCTCGGCGCCGACTCGATCCTCGGCCAGCAACGGAACCTTGGCCCGGGGACCCAGCAATTTGGGAGCACAGTATGA
- the hemB gene encoding porphobilinogen synthase: protein MSYPEIRPRRLRRSPALRRLVAENRVDPAELVLPMFVKEGLTEPRSVPSLPGVLQHSRESLRKAAVAAVRAGVGGIMLFGVPADRDELGSGGANPNGILNAAIRDVVSEVGDATVVMSDLCLDEFTSHGHCGVLASDGSVANDATLAAYAEMAVAQAAAGVHVVGPSGMMDGQVGVVRRALDAAGHQDVSILAYTAKYASAFFGPFRDAVESTLDGDRRTYQQDPANLRESLREVALDVAEGADMVMVKPALPYLDVVAAVRSAVDVPVAAYQVSGEYAMVEAAAANGWIDREQAMLETLTSIRRAGAQIILTYWAVEAAQLLRQRY from the coding sequence GTGTCGTATCCCGAGATCCGACCCCGGCGGCTGCGTCGCAGCCCAGCCCTGCGGCGACTGGTCGCCGAGAATCGGGTCGACCCAGCCGAGCTGGTTCTGCCGATGTTCGTCAAGGAGGGGTTGACCGAGCCTCGGTCCGTGCCGTCCCTGCCGGGGGTGCTCCAGCACTCCCGGGAGTCGCTGCGTAAGGCCGCGGTCGCGGCGGTTCGGGCCGGGGTCGGCGGGATCATGCTCTTCGGGGTACCGGCTGACCGGGACGAGCTCGGCTCCGGTGGGGCCAACCCGAACGGCATCCTCAACGCCGCCATCCGGGATGTCGTCTCCGAGGTGGGCGACGCCACCGTGGTGATGAGCGACCTCTGTCTGGACGAGTTCACCTCGCACGGGCACTGCGGGGTGTTGGCATCCGACGGGTCGGTGGCGAACGACGCCACCCTCGCCGCGTACGCCGAGATGGCGGTGGCGCAGGCCGCGGCCGGGGTGCACGTGGTCGGGCCGTCCGGGATGATGGATGGTCAGGTCGGCGTGGTCCGGCGGGCGTTGGACGCCGCCGGCCACCAGGACGTTTCGATCCTCGCCTACACGGCGAAGTATGCGTCCGCGTTCTTCGGCCCGTTCCGGGACGCGGTGGAGTCGACGCTGGACGGCGACCGCCGGACCTACCAGCAGGATCCGGCGAACCTTCGGGAGTCCCTGCGCGAGGTGGCGCTGGACGTGGCCGAGGGCGCCGACATGGTGATGGTCAAGCCGGCGCTGCCGTATCTCGACGTGGTCGCGGCGGTCCGGTCCGCCGTCGACGTGCCGGTCGCCGCCTACCAGGTCTCCGGCGAGTACGCGATGGTCGAGGCGGCTGCCGCGAACGGCTGGATCGACCGCGAACAGGCGATGCTGGAGACGCTCACCTCGATCCGGCGGGCCGGAGCGCAGATCATCCTCACCTACTGGGCGGTCGAGGCCGCGCAGCTGCTGCGTCAGCGGTACTGA
- a CDS encoding FmdB family zinc ribbon protein, with protein MPRYEFRCRACGDTFEVNRPMARAAAPARCPQGHDETVKLLSTVATVGLGGFGGTAPTAGGGCCGGGCGC; from the coding sequence ATGCCCCGGTACGAGTTTCGTTGCCGCGCCTGCGGCGACACCTTCGAGGTCAATCGGCCCATGGCCCGGGCCGCCGCGCCGGCCCGCTGCCCGCAGGGGCACGACGAGACGGTCAAACTCCTCTCCACGGTCGCGACAGTCGGTCTTGGTGGATTCGGCGGGACCGCTCCCACCGCAGGTGGTGGCTGCTGCGGCGGTGGCTGCGGCTGCTGA
- a CDS encoding lamin tail domain-containing protein, translated as MRPRRALAVFATVTATVSIAAVGVTPDAATAAPTDLFISEYVEGSSNNKAIELFNGTGAPVDLAGGGYHLLLHFNGSTTPTTFTLTGTVAAGDVFVFAHSSANAAILAQADQVTGAGLFNGDDAVVLRRGGIVLDAIGQVGVDPGTAWGTGLTSTANHTLRRLGNVVSGDPEPGDSFDPAAEWAGFDTDTVDGLGAHRLDDGPVDTPATIICGDPLVTPAGTAASREVTATDPDDEIVDLAVTSVTPTPATGTISRTALTPAGAVGGTARATVSASADLAAGAYSVVLTATDTDGTTATCALPVQATRELTIGEVQGPTTDAEEGATDRSPLAPTSGNGASSARYDVRGVVTQRTLARDSSGRDQHGFFLQSRADATDGDPTSSDGIFVFMGSFTSLIGGYVPTVGDEVVLHARVSEYYNMTQLSSASLVRRISTGLDVDRVVTVTDAVPPADLADAQRFWERHEGARLRVRADSQTVSGRNVFASTADAETWLVDRDDPLLDRDDPHTRRVFRDAHPLDNDPTQIFDDGNGQRIMLGSMGVKATSGDNTTLLPPARTFDTLTDDAVGGLYYSFQKYGVQVESAAFAAGTDPATNHPPKPARRSTEYAVAAYNVENLYDFRDDPFDGCDFAGNDGCTGVRPPFDYVPGSEQEYRDQLAALADQIINDLHSPDLILIQETEDQDICTVDGTTLVCGSTNDADGAPDSLQELALTIADNGGPAYAAAYDRSGADDRGISSAFLYRTDRVAMAEATADDPLLGSAPTIQYRAPGLPSNADVQNPKALNAVLPPDVDTSTGKDGDNVFTRAPQLGRFTIAAAPGSGERFTLWAASNHYSSGPDRRVGQRREQAAYGAAIVSAIAASDPDARVVFGGDLNVFPRPDDPIATAADPTPSDQLGPLYEVGLHNLWDDLLADAPSSAYSYSFAGQAQTLDHLFVTEALHDDLVQMRAAHVNADWPAEYAGDGSRGASDHDPQVARFRSRPTLTVADASVVEGDRGSSTLAFTVAVSRPLSEPALVCALTLGTSARPGIDYRSYTGCQMLRAGQTTLTFPVSVRGDRRRETDERLTLLVAGGPGIQIADPLGTGTIVDDD; from the coding sequence ATGCGACCGCGCCGCGCACTCGCCGTGTTCGCCACCGTCACCGCTACCGTGAGCATCGCGGCCGTCGGGGTCACACCCGACGCCGCCACCGCCGCCCCCACCGACCTGTTCATCTCCGAGTACGTCGAAGGCTCGTCCAACAACAAGGCGATCGAGCTCTTCAACGGCACCGGCGCGCCGGTCGACCTCGCCGGCGGCGGCTATCACCTGCTCCTGCACTTCAACGGCTCCACCACGCCGACCACCTTCACCCTGACCGGCACGGTCGCGGCGGGAGATGTCTTTGTCTTCGCCCACTCGTCGGCGAACGCGGCGATCCTCGCCCAGGCCGACCAGGTCACCGGCGCCGGACTCTTCAATGGCGACGACGCAGTCGTGCTGCGCCGCGGCGGCATCGTGCTCGACGCGATCGGTCAGGTGGGCGTTGATCCCGGCACCGCGTGGGGCACCGGCCTGACCAGTACGGCCAACCACACCCTCCGGCGACTGGGCAACGTCGTCTCGGGTGACCCCGAACCCGGCGACAGCTTCGACCCGGCCGCCGAGTGGGCCGGCTTCGACACCGACACGGTGGACGGGCTCGGCGCGCACCGCCTCGACGACGGCCCGGTGGACACCCCCGCCACCATCATCTGCGGTGATCCCCTGGTGACGCCGGCGGGCACCGCGGCATCCCGGGAAGTCACCGCGACCGACCCGGACGATGAGATCGTCGACCTGGCGGTCACGTCGGTGACCCCGACTCCGGCCACCGGCACGATCAGCCGAACGGCGCTCACCCCGGCCGGAGCGGTCGGTGGCACCGCCCGGGCCACCGTCAGCGCGAGCGCCGACCTGGCCGCCGGGGCGTACTCGGTGGTCCTGACCGCGACCGATACCGACGGCACCACCGCGACCTGCGCCCTGCCGGTGCAGGCCACCCGGGAGCTGACGATCGGCGAGGTGCAGGGCCCGACCACCGACGCCGAGGAGGGCGCCACCGACCGCTCGCCGCTCGCGCCGACCAGCGGCAACGGTGCCAGCAGCGCGCGGTACGACGTCCGCGGTGTCGTCACCCAACGCACCCTGGCCCGCGACTCCTCCGGTCGGGACCAGCACGGGTTCTTCCTCCAGAGCCGCGCCGACGCGACCGACGGTGACCCCACCAGCTCCGACGGCATCTTTGTCTTCATGGGCTCGTTCACGTCGCTCATCGGCGGTTACGTGCCGACCGTCGGAGACGAGGTTGTGCTCCACGCCCGGGTCTCCGAGTACTACAACATGACGCAGCTCTCCAGCGCCTCGCTGGTCCGTCGAATCTCCACCGGGCTGGACGTGGACCGGGTGGTCACGGTGACCGACGCGGTACCACCGGCCGACCTCGCCGACGCGCAACGCTTCTGGGAACGGCACGAGGGGGCCCGGCTGCGGGTGCGTGCCGACAGTCAGACGGTGAGCGGGCGCAACGTCTTCGCCTCCACCGCCGACGCCGAGACCTGGCTGGTCGACCGGGATGACCCGCTCCTGGACCGGGACGACCCGCACACCCGCCGCGTGTTCCGCGACGCCCACCCGCTGGACAACGATCCCACCCAGATCTTCGACGACGGCAACGGCCAGCGGATCATGCTGGGCAGCATGGGTGTCAAGGCCACCAGCGGGGACAACACGACACTGCTTCCCCCGGCACGCACCTTCGACACGCTGACCGACGACGCGGTGGGTGGCCTCTACTACTCGTTCCAGAAGTACGGCGTCCAGGTTGAGTCCGCGGCTTTCGCGGCCGGAACCGACCCGGCAACGAACCACCCGCCGAAGCCGGCCCGGAGGTCCACGGAGTACGCGGTCGCCGCGTACAACGTGGAGAACCTGTACGACTTCCGCGACGACCCCTTCGACGGCTGTGACTTCGCCGGAAACGACGGCTGCACCGGCGTACGCCCGCCGTTCGACTACGTGCCGGGCAGCGAGCAGGAGTACCGGGACCAGCTCGCCGCCCTCGCCGATCAGATCATCAACGACCTGCACTCCCCCGACCTGATCCTGATCCAGGAGACCGAGGACCAGGACATCTGCACGGTCGACGGCACCACGCTGGTCTGCGGTAGCACCAACGACGCCGACGGCGCTCCGGATTCGCTCCAGGAGCTCGCGCTGACCATCGCCGACAACGGTGGCCCGGCCTACGCCGCCGCCTACGACCGCAGCGGCGCCGACGACCGGGGCATCAGCTCGGCCTTCCTCTACCGCACCGACCGGGTCGCGATGGCCGAGGCGACCGCCGACGATCCACTGCTCGGCTCCGCCCCGACCATCCAGTACCGCGCGCCCGGACTACCGTCCAACGCCGACGTGCAGAACCCCAAGGCGCTCAACGCGGTCCTTCCACCCGACGTCGACACCAGCACCGGCAAGGACGGCGACAACGTCTTCACCCGTGCGCCGCAGCTCGGCCGGTTCACGATCGCCGCCGCCCCCGGTTCGGGTGAAAGGTTCACGCTCTGGGCGGCCAGCAACCACTACTCGTCCGGGCCGGACCGCCGAGTGGGGCAACGCCGGGAGCAGGCGGCGTACGGTGCCGCCATCGTCTCGGCGATCGCGGCGTCGGACCCAGACGCCCGAGTGGTGTTCGGCGGAGACCTGAACGTCTTTCCCCGTCCCGACGATCCGATCGCGACGGCCGCCGACCCGACCCCGTCGGACCAGCTCGGTCCGCTGTACGAGGTGGGGCTGCACAACCTCTGGGATGACCTGCTCGCCGACGCGCCGTCGTCCGCGTACTCGTACAGTTTCGCCGGTCAGGCCCAGACGCTGGACCACCTCTTCGTCACCGAGGCGCTCCACGATGATCTGGTGCAGATGCGGGCGGCGCACGTCAACGCCGACTGGCCGGCGGAGTACGCGGGGGACGGATCGCGCGGCGCCAGTGACCACGATCCGCAGGTCGCCCGGTTCCGGTCGCGCCCGACGCTGACCGTCGCTGACGCCTCGGTCGTCGAAGGCGATCGGGGCAGCAGCACACTTGCCTTCACCGTAGCCGTCTCGCGTCCGCTCTCCGAGCCGGCCCTGGTCTGTGCCCTGACCCTGGGCACAAGCGCGCGGCCCGGCATCGACTACCGGTCGTACACCGGTTGCCAGATGCTGCGGGCTGGCCAGACAACGCTGACATTCCCGGTATCGGTGCGCGGCGACCGGAGACGAGAGACCGACGAGAGGCTGACCTTGCTGGTAGCCGGCGGCCCCGGGATCCAGATCGCCGATCCGCTCGGCACCGGGACCATCGTCGACGACGACTGA
- a CDS encoding glutamyl-tRNA reductase, giving the protein MKLLVVGASYRTAPVAALERLTVAPADLSRVLTRLVAQPYVSEAVLVSTCNRVEVYAVVSGFHGGLGDICAVLAESTGCQPAALADHLYVHFDAAAVNHVFRVAVGLDSMVVGEAQILGQLRDAYHWASEAETVGRLLHELMQQALRVGKRAHSETGIDRAGQSVVTAALGLATELLHSDLACRPALVVGAGAMGSLGVATLARLGAGPVSVTNRGVDRAIRLAESYGATAVPIADLTATLSTVDIVVAATAAPEAVLTRAVVTQALAGRNPSRGPLVLLDLAVPRDVEPGVADLPGVQVIDIDRMAALVADGPVAADAAAVEQIVAAEVDTFLTWLRGADVAPTVAALRGRADDVVAAELGRLVHRRPDLTDEQRADVARTVHRVVQRLLHQPTVRVRQLAAEPGGDQYTALLRELFDLEVPQTSAVGTVPDVVVPDVDPQLGGDAEAPPTGGE; this is encoded by the coding sequence GTGAAACTGCTAGTCGTCGGCGCGTCTTACCGTACCGCCCCGGTCGCCGCCCTGGAGCGACTCACGGTCGCCCCCGCCGACCTCTCTCGCGTCCTGACCCGCCTGGTGGCGCAGCCGTACGTGAGTGAGGCGGTGCTCGTCTCCACCTGTAACCGGGTGGAGGTGTATGCCGTTGTGTCGGGTTTCCACGGTGGCCTCGGCGACATCTGCGCTGTCCTGGCCGAGTCGACCGGCTGTCAGCCGGCGGCCCTCGCCGACCACCTGTACGTGCACTTCGACGCCGCGGCGGTCAACCACGTCTTCCGGGTCGCCGTCGGGCTGGACTCCATGGTCGTGGGCGAGGCCCAGATCCTCGGCCAGCTCCGGGATGCGTACCACTGGGCATCCGAGGCGGAAACCGTCGGCCGCCTGCTGCACGAGCTGATGCAGCAGGCCCTCCGGGTGGGGAAGCGGGCCCACTCCGAGACCGGCATCGACCGGGCCGGGCAGAGCGTCGTCACCGCCGCGCTGGGCCTCGCCACCGAGTTGCTCCACAGCGACCTGGCCTGCCGCCCCGCGCTGGTCGTGGGGGCGGGAGCGATGGGCTCGCTGGGTGTGGCCACCCTCGCCCGGTTGGGCGCCGGGCCGGTCAGCGTGACCAACCGGGGTGTCGACCGAGCGATCCGGCTGGCCGAGTCGTACGGCGCGACCGCCGTGCCGATCGCCGACCTCACCGCAACACTTTCCACAGTGGATATCGTAGTGGCTGCCACGGCCGCCCCCGAGGCGGTCCTCACCCGCGCGGTGGTGACCCAGGCACTCGCTGGTCGGAACCCGTCCCGGGGGCCGTTGGTCCTGCTCGACCTGGCGGTGCCGCGGGATGTCGAGCCTGGCGTGGCCGACCTGCCCGGCGTCCAGGTCATCGACATCGACCGAATGGCGGCGCTGGTCGCCGACGGCCCCGTCGCCGCCGATGCCGCCGCGGTGGAGCAGATCGTCGCCGCCGAGGTCGACACCTTCCTCACCTGGCTGCGGGGAGCTGACGTCGCACCGACCGTGGCCGCCCTGCGGGGTCGCGCCGACGACGTGGTCGCCGCCGAGCTGGGCCGGCTCGTCCACCGTCGTCCGGATCTGACCGACGAACAGCGGGCCGACGTCGCCCGCACGGTGCACCGGGTCGTCCAGCGCCTGCTGCATCAGCCGACCGTACGGGTCCGCCAGCTCGCCGCCGAGCCCGGCGGCGACCAGTACACGGCGCTGCTGCGTGAGCTGTTCGACCTGGAGGTGCCGCAGACCTCCGCGGTCGGCACCGTTCCCGATGTCGTGGTGCCCGATGTCGACCCCCAGCTCGGCGGCGACGCCGAGGCCCCACCCACCGGAGGTGAGTGA
- a CDS encoding uroporphyrinogen-III synthase, producing the protein MTRTRKPVGRIAFVGAGPGDPGLLTRRGYDALVSADQVVYDRGVPEALLDVVRAQAKQEAQLTLAEGGSGDVAKVLISAARSGLNAVHLVAGDPFGHEAVVREVQAVARTAGQFEVVPGVGQAEGVATYAGVPLPGVRTAADVEDVTTLDFEALAAAVARGPLALAVEAGDLAAIRDGLLAAGVDDATAVGVTGDGTGETQYTTTSTVDSFVAAALGFTGRVVLTLGEGVGQRDKLSWWENRPLYGWKVLVPRTKEQAGVMSARLRAYGAIPCEVPTIAVEPPRTPAQMERAVKGLVDGRYAWVIFTSVNAVRAVWEKFAEHGLDARHFGGVKIACIGDATADAVRAFGIRPELVPAGEQSSEGLLAEFSPHDEVLDPVGRVLLPRADIATETLAAGLTERGWEVDDVTAYRTVRAAPPPAEIRDAIKSGGFDAVLFTSSSTVRNLVGIAGKPHARTVVAVIGPKTAETATEFGLRVDVQPPHASVPDLVEALAGYAVELREKLAAMPAKQRRGSKVQGPTALRFR; encoded by the coding sequence ATGACCCGCACCCGTAAGCCCGTAGGCCGCATCGCGTTCGTCGGGGCCGGTCCCGGCGATCCGGGCCTGCTGACCCGCCGGGGATACGACGCCCTGGTCAGTGCCGACCAGGTGGTATATGACCGGGGAGTCCCTGAGGCGCTGCTCGATGTCGTCCGCGCCCAGGCGAAGCAGGAGGCCCAGCTCACCCTGGCCGAGGGCGGATCGGGCGACGTGGCGAAGGTTCTGATCTCGGCGGCCCGCTCCGGGCTGAACGCGGTGCACCTGGTCGCCGGTGACCCGTTCGGCCACGAGGCGGTGGTCCGGGAGGTGCAGGCGGTCGCGCGGACCGCCGGACAGTTCGAGGTGGTACCGGGCGTCGGCCAGGCCGAGGGGGTGGCGACCTACGCGGGTGTGCCGCTGCCCGGTGTTCGTACGGCGGCCGATGTCGAGGATGTCACCACGCTCGACTTCGAGGCACTGGCCGCCGCAGTCGCCCGGGGACCGCTGGCCCTCGCGGTGGAGGCCGGAGATCTCGCCGCGATCCGGGACGGGTTGCTCGCCGCCGGAGTTGACGATGCGACCGCGGTCGGCGTGACCGGCGACGGCACCGGCGAGACCCAGTACACGACGACGTCGACGGTGGACTCCTTCGTCGCGGCGGCGCTCGGGTTCACCGGCCGGGTGGTGCTCACCCTCGGCGAGGGCGTCGGCCAGCGGGACAAGCTCAGCTGGTGGGAGAACCGTCCGCTGTACGGCTGGAAGGTGCTCGTCCCGCGGACCAAGGAGCAGGCGGGGGTGATGAGCGCCCGACTGCGCGCGTACGGCGCGATCCCCTGTGAGGTGCCGACCATCGCGGTCGAGCCGCCGCGTACCCCCGCGCAGATGGAGCGGGCGGTCAAGGGGCTGGTCGACGGCCGGTACGCTTGGGTGATCTTCACTTCGGTGAATGCGGTCCGGGCGGTCTGGGAGAAGTTCGCCGAGCATGGCCTCGACGCCCGCCACTTCGGCGGTGTCAAGATCGCCTGCATCGGCGACGCGACCGCGGACGCGGTCCGCGCCTTCGGGATCCGGCCGGAGCTGGTCCCCGCCGGGGAGCAGTCCTCGGAGGGGCTGCTGGCCGAGTTCTCGCCGCACGACGAGGTGCTCGACCCGGTCGGTCGGGTGCTGCTGCCGCGCGCCGACATCGCCACCGAGACGCTCGCCGCCGGGCTCACCGAGCGCGGCTGGGAGGTCGACGACGTGACCGCCTACCGGACGGTTCGGGCGGCACCGCCGCCGGCCGAGATCCGCGACGCGATCAAGTCGGGTGGGTTCGACGCGGTGCTCTTCACCTCATCGTCCACGGTCCGGAATCTGGTCGGCATCGCCGGGAAGCCACACGCGCGTACCGTTGTTGCGGTTATCGGGCCCAAGACGGCGGAGACCGCCACCGAGTTCGGCCTTCGGGTTGACGTGCAGCCACCGCACGCCTCGGTCCCCGACCTGGTGGAGGCGCTGGCCGGCTACGCCGTCGAGCTGCGCGAGAAGCTCGCCGCGATGCCGGCGAAGCAGCGGCGCGGCTCGAAGGTACAGGGGCCGACCGCCCTCCGGTTCCGCTGA